The following coding sequences lie in one Candidatus Nitrospira allomarina genomic window:
- a CDS encoding glutathione-independent formaldehyde dehydrogenase yields the protein MKALVYNGPHDVSVEEVPDAKIERPTDVLVKMTTTNICDSDLHMYEGRMPVEPGTIFGHENLGEVIEVGPHVAQVQVGDRVCLPFNISCGFCKNCESGLTAFCLTVNPGTAGGAYGCAGMGPYPGGQAEFLRVPYGDFNCLRLPENAQEKEADYVMLSDIFPTGYHATEMAGVRPGDSVVIYGAGPVGLLAAYSAILKRASKVMIVDRHPDGLRLAEKIGAIPIDESRVSPVDQVLDLTAGEGADSGCECLGHHTHDPQSHEQADITMNHLVQSVRPTGQIGVVGGFQPEDPKSAEALAQKRQPAFDWGLFLFKGQRIGTGQANVKAYNRRLCNLIEVGKAKPSFLVTHELPLRDGPEAYRHIDARENGWVKVLLKPAA from the coding sequence ATGAAAGCACTTGTCTATAATGGACCGCATGATGTCAGTGTGGAGGAAGTGCCCGACGCCAAAATTGAGCGACCAACGGATGTTTTGGTGAAAATGACCACGACCAATATCTGCGATTCCGATTTACATATGTATGAAGGACGAATGCCCGTTGAGCCGGGCACAATATTCGGCCACGAGAATCTTGGCGAGGTGATCGAGGTCGGCCCTCATGTTGCCCAAGTGCAAGTTGGCGACCGTGTCTGTCTGCCATTCAATATAAGTTGCGGATTTTGCAAAAACTGCGAGAGCGGGTTGACCGCCTTCTGTCTGACGGTCAACCCAGGTACAGCCGGCGGAGCCTATGGCTGTGCGGGAATGGGTCCTTATCCAGGTGGACAGGCGGAGTTTCTCCGTGTGCCATACGGTGATTTTAACTGTTTGCGGTTGCCTGAGAATGCGCAGGAGAAGGAAGCCGATTACGTGATGCTGTCAGACATCTTTCCGACCGGATATCATGCGACTGAGATGGCCGGTGTCCGCCCGGGCGATTCGGTCGTCATCTATGGCGCGGGACCGGTGGGTCTCCTGGCCGCCTACTCGGCCATCCTTAAAAGGGCCAGTAAGGTGATGATTGTGGATCGTCACCCCGATGGATTACGACTGGCAGAGAAAATCGGTGCTATTCCCATCGATGAATCGAGAGTTTCCCCGGTTGATCAGGTTCTGGACCTGACTGCCGGCGAGGGCGCAGATTCAGGTTGCGAATGCCTGGGACACCATACGCACGATCCCCAAAGTCACGAACAGGCCGATATCACGATGAATCATCTTGTACAATCGGTGCGCCCGACGGGACAAATAGGCGTGGTGGGCGGGTTTCAACCTGAGGATCCGAAGTCGGCAGAAGCGTTGGCCCAAAAAAGGCAGCCGGCTTTCGACTGGGGTCTCTTCTTGTTCAAGGGGCAGCGGATAGGAACCGGTCAGGCCAACGTCAAGGCATATAATCGGCGATTATGCAATCTTATTGAGGTGGGTAAAGCAAAGCCCTCGTTTCTCGTCACTCACGAGTTGCCACTTCGGGATGGACCGGAAGCCTATCGCCATATTGATGCGCGGGAAAATGGCTGGGTCAAGGTCCTGCTCAAGCCTGCAGCATGA
- a CDS encoding inorganic diphosphatase has product MTKFAKSEYFNPWHHASPGDKLPEFVNGIIEIPKGTRAKYELDKESGLLILDRVLYSSVYYPANYGFIPQTYCEDKDPLDILVISQIDVVPMCIVPAKVIGVMRMLDNGEADDKLIAVAAGDPSVSHIKDISELPQHFISEMRHFFEEYKTLEHKAVVVEEFLEKKVAQNILNQSLAMYKDLF; this is encoded by the coding sequence ATGACTAAATTTGCCAAAAGTGAATATTTTAATCCCTGGCATCATGCCAGTCCCGGAGACAAATTACCCGAGTTCGTGAATGGAATCATTGAGATTCCCAAAGGCACGAGAGCAAAATATGAATTAGATAAAGAGAGTGGCCTGCTGATACTGGACAGAGTGTTATACTCTTCCGTGTATTACCCCGCCAATTACGGATTCATTCCGCAAACGTACTGTGAAGATAAAGACCCCTTGGATATTCTTGTGATTTCACAAATTGATGTGGTCCCGATGTGTATCGTGCCGGCCAAAGTCATTGGAGTCATGCGCATGCTTGATAACGGAGAAGCGGATGACAAACTCATCGCAGTGGCGGCAGGCGATCCCAGTGTCAGCCACATTAAGGATATTTCCGAATTACCCCAACACTTTATTTCCGAAATGCGGCATTTCTTTGAAGAGTACAAGACTCTTGAACATAAAGCGGTGGTGGTGGAGGAGTTTTTAGAGAAAAAAGTGGCTCAAAACATTCTGAATCAGAGTCTCGCGATGTATAAAGATTTGTTTTGA
- a CDS encoding ferritin-like domain-containing protein, translated as MKDQPFLTDVQTLRKRAREHMERGAVTPGYTADRDTVIKLLNEALATEIVCVLRYKRHYYMASGIHAQSVAAEFLQHANEEQGHADQLAERIVQLGGEPNLSPEGMLMRSHSEYVEGTSLVDMIKEDLVAERVAIDSYREVINYLGINDSTSRRMLEGILAVEEEHADDLVSLLEEMGS; from the coding sequence ATGAAGGATCAACCATTTCTCACAGACGTCCAAACATTACGCAAACGCGCCAGGGAACACATGGAAAGGGGAGCGGTGACGCCTGGGTATACCGCCGACCGGGACACCGTGATTAAGCTACTCAACGAAGCCCTGGCAACTGAAATCGTCTGTGTCCTCCGATATAAGCGGCACTATTATATGGCGTCAGGCATTCATGCTCAGAGCGTGGCGGCGGAATTTCTCCAACATGCCAATGAAGAGCAAGGCCATGCCGATCAACTGGCAGAGCGAATCGTCCAACTGGGCGGCGAACCGAATCTCTCCCCTGAAGGAATGCTGATGCGCAGTCATTCCGAATATGTGGAAGGCACTTCCCTGGTCGACATGATCAAGGAGGACCTAGTGGCGGAGCGTGTTGCCATTGATAGCTATCGGGAAGTGATCAATTATCTGGGCATCAACGATTCGACATCCCGCCGGATGTTGGAGGGGATTTTGGCTGTCGAGGAAGAGCATGCTGATGACCTCGTCTCCCTTCTGGAGGAAATGGGCTCCTAA
- a CDS encoding gluconokinase, translating into MGVSGSGKTTIGQLLARNLGWSFYEGDDFHSGRNVSKLLGGVPLSDEDRVPWLFAIHQLVHDLISKSQRAVITCSALKQTYRKLITEGHPHVSLVYLRGNYALIHPRLESRTGHFMKADLLASQFTALEEPHDVPFIDVSQAPEVIVEQIKSMLHLQPA; encoded by the coding sequence ATGGGTGTCTCGGGTTCAGGAAAAACCACCATTGGTCAACTTCTGGCCAGAAATCTCGGGTGGTCTTTTTACGAAGGCGATGATTTCCATTCAGGGCGGAATGTGTCCAAATTGTTGGGTGGCGTTCCGTTAAGTGATGAAGACCGGGTTCCTTGGCTTTTTGCGATCCATCAACTGGTTCACGATCTGATAAGCAAATCTCAGCGCGCCGTCATTACGTGTTCCGCCCTAAAACAGACCTACCGGAAGTTGATCACTGAGGGGCACCCTCATGTTTCATTGGTGTATTTACGAGGCAATTACGCGTTGATCCACCCGCGCCTGGAGTCACGAACCGGCCACTTTATGAAAGCCGACTTGTTAGCCAGTCAGTTCACTGCGCTTGAGGAACCTCACGATGTCCCCTTCATCGACGTTTCTCAAGCGCCGGAAGTGATTGTGGAACAAATTAAAAGCATGCTGCATCTGCAACCCGCATAA
- a CDS encoding GNAT family N-acetyltransferase: MKANWPGRENHIANAGFIVAPEWRGKGLARLPGETMLDHSRFLGFRSVIFNLVFSENHVAHRLWTQLGFRELATLPQAVRKNDGTYQDARILFRSLCDDSHLPDRP, translated from the coding sequence GTGAAAGCGAATTGGCCGGGCCGGGAAAATCACATTGCCAACGCGGGATTTATCGTCGCGCCCGAATGGCGGGGGAAAGGGCTAGCCCGTCTCCCTGGAGAGACTATGTTGGATCATTCCCGTTTCCTCGGCTTTCGAAGCGTGATTTTCAACCTGGTGTTTTCGGAGAATCACGTGGCACATCGTCTGTGGACGCAATTGGGCTTTCGTGAACTCGCCACCCTCCCCCAAGCGGTGCGCAAGAACGACGGAACCTACCAGGATGCCCGTATTCTGTTCCGGTCACTCTGTGACGACAGCCACCTGCCCGATCGCCCTTGA
- a CDS encoding PAS domain S-box protein: MTPNTRDTGLETLWEEIRRFMGVCPSFFRLASPEPIVARGLFDLAKFAYLESPLPSSFKEKLFTYLSRFCGVRYCVTRHAAFLLGRGNIAGDPTCPPLTPEEVITLLSEPFPEGEQLSDILSALGTMSTPLKASPAHDSMVERHLRIACAMIFLEPGRSTAWCAALRRLLGSSQFEWLLLFLAFVRTAHFWTEVHASYGAMIPMASEQPSPGDDAVIDQTPQLVFEEDIEILFREQQALVEPLLQRMQDATRFELGSQLHAELQELRTTHRLAQALKKSEALLRDLYENAPDMFCSVDAETERVVECNRTLLEKTGFSREEIIGRSVFERYTKASLPNARKSFEHFRQYGVEHNAELQLRTREGKTIDVSLNTTAVRDASGQIISSRSIWRDISQQKSLEDQRRLIFEASPNGMLVVNQRGTILFANSRIEEWFGYPGKELIGMPLEGLIPGQFRVQPAGERFDFVLIPCVESMEPEPEFRGHGKDGRTIPLTIRLDPMGKEDEESTLVTMTDITERQRDREAIRQSTIALHEQLALNKTITDNTSTSLLMIDTAGRVTFANPSTEIVMGFKPEELIGRVLHEMVHHTRPNGSPFPIKECPLAGLSPLRETLTNHEDVFIHKDGHFYPVRCNTRQIFKQGERIGNVIEVLDITDLQRAEKDRQLFTLELAKQVNDRTEELVNSQKLLRELAAALNLTEQRERHRIATELHDYLSQLLVVCRLKLGQIRPALGLNAESSGLVKETEDVLDQALTYTRTLVAELSPSVLFEFGLLAALQWLAGQMIHHGLKVEMTCEGIQDWKVPEEQAILLYQSIRELFLNVIKHADTDRATLTLGKEEGVLRISVRDEGKGFHPPKGTATQPFTDQAMKFGLFSIRERMITLGGTFEIESLPDHGTTARLIVPIALKLEKGSTPQQDSDGQYIDQPTDDQSLPEEGNLPKIRTKNHIRILIVDDHVMVREGLRNMLESHEDLELVGEAGNGEEAIDLVERLKPALVIMDVNMPKLNGIEATSRIKAHHPDISIIGLSVNAGGENQRAMLKAGAVALLPKEAAVADLYQMITTVMTSRP; encoded by the coding sequence GTGACCCCTAATACCCGGGATACCGGTTTAGAAACTCTTTGGGAAGAAATCCGCCGATTCATGGGAGTCTGTCCGTCCTTTTTCCGGTTGGCCAGCCCTGAGCCGATCGTCGCCCGGGGCCTTTTCGATCTGGCAAAATTCGCCTATCTTGAAAGCCCTCTCCCCTCAAGCTTCAAGGAAAAGCTCTTCACCTATCTCTCCCGATTCTGCGGGGTTCGGTATTGCGTCACACGACATGCCGCATTTTTGTTGGGACGAGGGAACATCGCCGGCGACCCAACCTGTCCTCCTCTTACCCCTGAGGAAGTCATCACCTTGCTCAGCGAGCCGTTTCCTGAGGGCGAACAACTTTCCGATATTCTGTCCGCCCTTGGAACCATGAGTACTCCCCTCAAGGCCTCGCCGGCTCACGATTCGATGGTGGAGCGACACCTGCGCATCGCCTGTGCGATGATTTTTCTGGAACCCGGGCGCTCCACCGCATGGTGCGCTGCCCTTCGGCGACTTTTGGGATCTTCGCAATTCGAATGGCTTCTGCTTTTCCTCGCCTTTGTGCGGACCGCGCATTTTTGGACGGAAGTTCATGCATCGTATGGTGCCATGATACCGATGGCGAGTGAACAGCCTTCCCCCGGGGATGATGCCGTCATCGATCAGACTCCTCAACTGGTTTTTGAAGAGGACATAGAAATTCTCTTTCGAGAGCAACAAGCACTGGTCGAACCTCTCTTGCAGAGAATGCAGGACGCCACACGATTCGAACTGGGATCACAGCTCCATGCAGAGTTGCAGGAATTACGCACCACTCACCGGCTCGCACAAGCCTTGAAAAAAAGTGAAGCCCTCCTTCGCGACTTGTACGAGAATGCCCCGGATATGTTTTGCTCCGTTGATGCCGAGACAGAGCGCGTTGTTGAATGCAATCGAACCCTTCTGGAAAAAACCGGGTTTTCCCGCGAGGAGATCATCGGCAGATCTGTTTTCGAACGGTATACCAAGGCCTCCCTCCCAAACGCCCGGAAATCCTTTGAACACTTCCGCCAATATGGAGTCGAGCACAATGCCGAATTGCAATTGCGAACTCGTGAAGGAAAAACGATTGATGTCAGCCTGAATACCACGGCCGTGCGTGATGCGTCGGGACAAATAATCTCCAGCCGCTCGATCTGGCGGGATATCAGCCAACAGAAATCCCTTGAAGACCAACGGCGCCTCATATTTGAAGCCTCCCCGAATGGCATGCTGGTTGTGAACCAGAGGGGAACCATTCTTTTTGCCAATTCACGAATAGAGGAATGGTTCGGGTATCCCGGAAAAGAGTTAATTGGAATGCCATTAGAAGGGCTTATTCCCGGGCAATTTCGAGTTCAGCCGGCCGGCGAGCGTTTTGACTTCGTATTGATTCCCTGCGTCGAATCCATGGAACCCGAGCCTGAGTTTCGTGGGCATGGTAAAGACGGAAGGACCATCCCACTCACAATCAGACTCGATCCGATGGGGAAGGAAGACGAGGAATCGACATTGGTGACGATGACAGATATCACCGAACGCCAACGGGATAGGGAAGCCATTCGCCAATCGACCATCGCGCTTCATGAACAATTGGCTCTCAACAAAACCATCACCGATAATACCTCAACCAGCCTGCTTATGATTGATACCGCCGGACGAGTGACCTTTGCCAATCCATCCACGGAAATCGTGATGGGGTTCAAACCTGAAGAGCTGATTGGCCGGGTATTGCATGAAATGGTCCACCATACCCGTCCAAATGGTTCCCCATTTCCAATAAAAGAATGTCCCCTGGCCGGGCTATCTCCCTTAAGAGAGACTCTGACCAATCATGAAGACGTCTTTATCCATAAAGATGGCCATTTTTATCCTGTACGCTGCAACACGAGGCAGATTTTCAAGCAAGGGGAGCGGATAGGTAACGTCATCGAAGTTCTGGATATCACAGATCTGCAACGTGCCGAGAAGGACCGGCAACTTTTTACGCTGGAACTGGCGAAACAGGTCAATGATCGAACTGAGGAGCTTGTCAATTCTCAAAAACTATTACGGGAATTAGCGGCCGCCCTTAATTTGACCGAACAACGTGAACGGCACCGTATTGCGACGGAACTTCATGATTACCTCAGTCAACTATTAGTGGTGTGCCGCTTGAAATTGGGCCAGATCAGACCCGCCCTTGGCCTGAACGCTGAGAGCTCCGGTCTGGTCAAAGAAACCGAAGACGTCCTCGATCAAGCCCTCACCTACACCAGAACGCTCGTCGCGGAATTAAGCCCTTCGGTCTTATTTGAATTTGGATTGCTGGCCGCCTTGCAATGGTTGGCCGGTCAAATGATCCATCATGGGCTGAAAGTGGAAATGACCTGTGAGGGCATTCAAGACTGGAAGGTCCCGGAGGAACAGGCGATTTTATTGTATCAATCGATCCGCGAACTGTTTCTCAACGTGATAAAACATGCCGACACGGACCGTGCCACGCTCACACTTGGCAAAGAGGAGGGGGTGTTACGTATTTCCGTCCGCGATGAGGGTAAGGGGTTTCATCCACCCAAAGGAACTGCCACACAGCCTTTCACGGACCAGGCAATGAAATTTGGCCTCTTCTCCATTCGCGAACGCATGATTACCCTTGGAGGAACATTCGAAATTGAATCACTACCTGATCACGGAACCACGGCCCGCCTCATTGTACCCATTGCATTAAAACTGGAAAAGGGTTCTACACCACAACAGGATTCGGACGGGCAGTACATCGATCAACCCACGGACGATCAATCTCTACCGGAGGAAGGCAATCTCCCAAAGATCCGCACAAAAAACCACATTCGCATTCTGATCGTCGATGACCATGTGATGGTGCGGGAGGGCTTAAGGAATATGTTGGAGAGCCATGAAGATCTGGAACTGGTAGGGGAAGCCGGGAACGGCGAGGAAGCCATCGATTTGGTAGAACGCCTGAAACCTGCCCTGGTGATCATGGATGTCAATATGCCAAAACTGAATGGCATTGAAGCCACATCCCGGATAAAAGCCCATCATCCGGATATCAGTATTATCGGATTATCTGTCAATGCCGGTGGAGAAAATCAACGAGCAATGCTCAAGGCCGGAGCGGTCGCCCTCTTGCCCAAAGAAGCTGCTGTCGCCGATCTCTATCAAATGATTACAACCGTCATGACGTCACGGCCATGA
- a CDS encoding HugZ family pyridoxamine 5'-phosphate oxidase, which yields MNDEQPATVCASLIDGMQSLQLSTVGVDGIPHCSYTPYLHRAPGSFYIFVSQLAAHTRHLLANRTVAIMIIADEQSTSQIFARTRVHYLCEAMPIPPDRPEYESVLDDYQERHGKMAGLLRQLPDFVLFQLHTKSGQFVMGFGKAYTLTGDNLSVFEHSRTG from the coding sequence ATGAACGATGAGCAGCCGGCTACGGTTTGCGCCAGTCTCATAGACGGTATGCAGAGTCTCCAACTCTCCACAGTCGGGGTGGACGGCATTCCCCACTGCAGCTATACGCCCTATTTGCACCGGGCTCCTGGCAGCTTTTACATCTTTGTCAGTCAACTGGCAGCACATACCCGTCACTTGCTGGCAAACCGGACCGTCGCCATCATGATCATTGCCGATGAACAGTCGACGTCACAGATTTTCGCTAGAACGAGGGTGCATTACCTGTGTGAGGCCATGCCTATCCCGCCCGATCGTCCCGAATACGAGTCTGTGCTGGACGACTATCAGGAACGGCATGGCAAGATGGCCGGCCTGTTACGGCAGCTGCCGGACTTTGTTCTGTTTCAACTGCATACGAAGAGTGGGCAGTTTGTGATGGGGTTTGGCAAAGCATACACGTTGACCGGAGACAATTTGTCGGTCTTCGAACATTCCCGCACTGGATAG